Proteins from a genomic interval of Kitasatospora herbaricolor:
- a CDS encoding nucleobase:cation symporter-2 family protein: MAFRTNSTADGGSTPDGPKGPDGVPHTHSGTPSGPAVHPVDELLPPVKLLSTGLQHVAAMYAGVVAPPLIVGAGVGLSPAELALLISASLFTAGLATLLQTLGFWKIGARMPFVNGVSFAGVAPMIAIAEEHGPKDALPVIFGAVIVAGLLCFLAAPYFCKLIRFFPPVVQGTVITLIGVSLLPVAVNWARGGAPGAPGFGSMRAIGLAAFTLVAVVLCNRLLRGFWQQLSLLVGLAIGTLLAFPLGLADFGAVRDAKVFALPSPFHFGAPVFDAAAIVSLCIVMVVSMTESTADMLALGKIVDREADEKTLAAGLRADGLATAISPVFNGFAASAFAQNIGLVALTRIRSRFVVAAGGGILILLGLFPVLGSLVSLVPQPVLGGAGIVLFGTVAASGIRTLAEAGMESSANTVLVSVSLGVGIVPIAAPTFYDAFPEAVRTLMHSGISAGCVMAVLLNLLFHHAGAARRSTTGDTPGATVPTATPS; encoded by the coding sequence ATGGCATTCCGCACCAACAGCACCGCAGACGGCGGTTCCACCCCTGACGGACCGAAGGGTCCGGACGGTGTGCCGCACACCCACTCCGGCACACCGTCCGGCCCGGCGGTCCATCCCGTGGACGAGCTGCTGCCCCCGGTGAAACTCCTCTCCACCGGACTCCAGCACGTCGCCGCGATGTACGCGGGCGTAGTCGCGCCCCCGCTCATCGTCGGCGCCGGCGTGGGACTCTCCCCCGCCGAGCTCGCCCTGCTCATCTCGGCCAGTCTGTTCACCGCCGGACTGGCCACCCTGCTCCAGACCCTGGGCTTCTGGAAGATCGGCGCCCGGATGCCGTTCGTGAACGGCGTCTCGTTCGCCGGCGTCGCACCCATGATCGCGATAGCCGAGGAGCACGGCCCGAAGGACGCCCTTCCGGTGATCTTCGGGGCGGTGATCGTCGCGGGGCTCCTGTGCTTCCTCGCGGCGCCGTACTTCTGCAAGCTGATCAGATTCTTCCCACCGGTCGTGCAAGGCACCGTGATCACCCTCATCGGGGTCTCGCTGCTGCCGGTGGCGGTGAACTGGGCCCGCGGCGGCGCCCCCGGCGCCCCTGGATTCGGTTCGATGCGGGCCATCGGCCTCGCCGCGTTCACCCTCGTCGCGGTGGTCCTCTGCAACCGGCTGCTCCGGGGCTTCTGGCAGCAGCTCTCGCTGCTCGTCGGACTGGCGATCGGCACCCTGCTCGCCTTCCCGCTGGGCCTGGCCGACTTCGGCGCGGTCAGGGACGCGAAGGTCTTCGCGCTCCCCTCCCCGTTCCACTTCGGCGCCCCCGTGTTCGACGCGGCGGCGATCGTCTCGCTCTGCATCGTGATGGTGGTCTCGATGACCGAGTCCACCGCGGACATGCTGGCCCTCGGGAAGATCGTCGACCGCGAGGCCGACGAGAAGACCCTGGCCGCCGGCCTGCGCGCGGACGGCCTGGCCACCGCGATCAGCCCGGTCTTCAACGGCTTCGCGGCCAGCGCCTTCGCCCAGAACATCGGGCTGGTCGCGCTGACCAGGATCCGCAGTCGCTTCGTGGTCGCGGCCGGCGGCGGGATCCTCATCCTGCTGGGGCTCTTCCCGGTGCTCGGATCGCTGGTCTCCCTCGTCCCGCAGCCCGTCCTGGGCGGCGCCGGGATCGTGCTCTTCGGCACGGTCGCGGCGAGCGGCATCCGCACCCTCGCGGAGGCCGGGATGGAGTCCAGCGCCAACACCGTCCTGGTGTCCGTCTCGCTCGGGGTCGGGATCGTCCCGATCGCGGCGCCCACGTTCTACGACGCCTTCCCGGAGGCCGTCCGGACCCTGATGCACTCGGGGATCTCGGCCGGCTGCGTGATGGCCGTCCTGCTCAACCTGCTCTTCCACCACGCCGGAGCGGCCCGCCGCTCCACCACCGGCGACACGCCCGGAGCGACCGTGCCGACGGCGACACCGTCCTGA
- the pucL gene encoding factor-independent urate hydroxylase, which produces MAHVLGQNQYGKAENRIVRVYRDSTRHEIKDLNVSVALSGDLDDVHLTGSNANCLPTDTTKNTVFAFAKEYGIESAEQFGITLAKHFVDNNEPIHRARIRIEEYTWDRIKTPDNSARFIGSEEVGHSFVRNGGETRTSEIVYDGESVQVISGLKDLVVMNSTNSEFWGYIKDKYTTLQEAYDRILATQVTARWKYGFTGKDDEAQPNWNRSYTHVRRHLLEAFAETYSYSLQQTLHSMGTRVLNNRSEVDEVRLELPNKHHFLVDLEPFGLKNDNEVYYAADRMYGLIEGTVHREGVVPVIPVA; this is translated from the coding sequence ATGGCCCACGTGCTCGGTCAGAACCAGTACGGCAAGGCGGAGAACCGCATCGTCCGCGTCTACCGTGACAGCACCCGTCACGAGATCAAGGACCTGAACGTCTCGGTCGCCCTCTCCGGGGACCTCGACGACGTCCACCTCACCGGCTCCAACGCCAACTGCCTGCCCACCGACACCACCAAGAACACCGTCTTCGCCTTCGCGAAGGAGTACGGGATCGAGTCGGCGGAGCAGTTCGGCATCACGCTGGCGAAGCACTTCGTGGACAACAACGAGCCGATCCACCGCGCCCGGATCCGGATCGAGGAGTACACCTGGGACCGGATCAAGACCCCGGACAACTCCGCCCGGTTCATCGGCTCGGAGGAGGTCGGCCACTCGTTCGTCCGCAACGGCGGCGAGACCCGGACCTCCGAGATCGTCTACGACGGTGAGTCCGTCCAGGTGATCTCGGGCCTCAAGGACCTCGTCGTGATGAACTCCACCAACTCGGAGTTCTGGGGCTACATCAAGGACAAGTACACCACTCTGCAGGAGGCGTACGACCGGATCCTCGCCACCCAGGTGACGGCCCGCTGGAAGTACGGCTTCACCGGCAAGGACGACGAGGCCCAGCCCAACTGGAACCGCTCCTACACCCACGTACGGCGGCACCTGCTGGAGGCGTTCGCGGAGACCTACTCCTACTCGCTGCAGCAGACCCTGCACTCGATGGGCACCCGGGTCCTCAACAACCGCTCCGAGGTGGACGAGGTCCGCCTGGAGCTGCCCAACAAGCACCACTTCCTGGTCGACCTGGAGCCCTTCGGCCTCAAGAACGACAACGAGGTGTACTACGCCGCGGACCGCATGTACGGCCTGATCGAAGGCACCGTGCACCGCGAGGGCGTCGTCCCGGTCATCCCGGTCGCCTGA